From the genome of Malus sylvestris chromosome 6, drMalSylv7.2, whole genome shotgun sequence, one region includes:
- the LOC126625269 gene encoding plastidal glycolate/glycerate translocator 1, chloroplastic: protein MSTFSAKPTNVITSLHNHHKSIFSFPTCLPSLSKLQKASPVVAFNGARLQHKQRRTNPQTTLPTLPTSTFLQMGSQETSSETPFLVKSTGSESASTSSASQTVVGVLHLVVSLGIILAMDKFLKKAFVAASIRFPSALFGMFCIFSVLVILDSTVPAVATSLMNFFEPALLFIQRWLPLFYVPSLVVLPLSVKSIPAASGIKICFIIVGGWLVTLAVAGYTAIAVRRMVKTQMTDAEPMGKPSPFSNVEVWSWSGIFLTSFVGALLSPTALGTSARTCLPFLLSSTVLGYVVGSGFPSDVKKVFHPIICCALSADLAAFAFGYFSKSGLDPVLGSYLTKVSSNPGAGDVLMGFLGSVILSFAFSMFKQRKLVKRHAAEIFTSVILSTIFSLYSTALVGRLVGLEPGLTVSILPRCITVALALSIVSLFEGTNPSLTAAVVVVTGLVGANFVQATLDKLQFRDPIARGIATASSAHGLGTAALSAKEPEALPFCAIAYALNGIFGSLLCSIPAVRQSLLAVVG from the exons ATGTCGACCTTTTCGGCCAAACCCACTAACGTGATCACCTCCCTTCACAACCACCACAAATCAATATTCTCTTTTCCAACTTGCCTGCCTTCCCTTTCAAAACTTCAGAAAGCTTCACCTGTTGTTGCTTTCAATGGCGCCAGGTTACAGCACAAGCAGCGGCGGACTAATCCCCAAACCACACTTCCTACACTACCCACTTCCACCTTCTTGCAAATGGGTTCTCAGGAAACCTCCTCTGAGACACCGTTTTTGGTGAAATCAACTGGCTCGGAGAGTGCTTCCACTTCCTCTGCCTCTCAAACT GTTGTTGGGGTTCTGCATCTGGTTGTTTCACTTGGTATTATTCTTGCAATGGACAAGTTTTTGAAGAAGGCATTTGTGGCAGCTTCCATTAGGTTCCCAAGTGCGCTTTTCGGGATGTTTTGTATATTCTCCGTTCTTGTTATTCTTGATTCCACTGTCCCTGCTGTGGCAACAAGCTTGATGAACTTCTTTGAGCCGGCGCTTTTGTTCATCCAGAGATGGCTCCCATTGTTCTATGTTCCTTCTTTGGTTGTTTTGCCCCTTTCTGTAAAGAGTATTCCTGCGGCTTCGGGTATCAAGATTTGCTTCATTATAG TTGGAGGCTGGCTGGTCACCCTTGCTGTGGCAGGATATACGGCAATAGCTGTAAGAAGAATGGTAAAGACACAAATGACAGATGCTGAGCCTATGGGAAAACCCTCTCCTTTTTCCAATGTTGAAGTGTGGTCTTGGAGTGGGATCTTCCTGACATCATTTGTTGGGGCATTATTATCCCCAACAGCTCTGGGGACGAGTGCTCGAACATGCCTCCCATTCCTACTTTCATCAACTGTGTTGGGCTACGTTGTTGGTTCTGG ATTTCCGTCAGACGTGAAGAAGGTTTTCCACCCCATCATCTGCTGTGCGCTGTCTGCAGATTTGGCTGCATTCGCTTTTGGATACTTCTCCAAGTCTGGGCTTGACCCTGTTCTTG GATCTTACCTTACAAAGGTTTCATCTAATCCTGGAGCTGGTGATGTTCTGATGGGATTCTTGGGGTCTGTTATCCTCTCATTTGCCTTCTCAATGTTCAAACAGAGGAAG CTTGTCAAGAGGCACGCAGCTGAGATTTTCACATCTGTCATCCTGTCAACCATATTCTCATTGTATTCAACCGCTCTTGTTGGACGTCTTGTTGGGTTGGAACCTGGTTTGACTGTCTCAATTCTACCACGATGTATAACTGTGGCATTAGCTCTCAGCATTGTGTCGTTGTTTGAAG GTACCAATCCATCTCTCACAGCGGCCGTGGTTGTAGTAACTGGTCTGGTAGGAGCTAATTTTGTGCAAGCAACGCTTGATAAACTACAATTTCGTGATCCTATTGCTCGAGGAATAGCTACTGCATCTAG TGCTCATGGATTGGGAACAGCAGCATTGTCAGCCAAGGAACCGGAGGCTCTCCCATTTTGCGCCATTGCTTACGCTCTGAATGGTATATTTGGCTCTCTGCTATGTTCAATTCCAGCAGTCAGGCAAAGTTTGCTTGCCGTAGTTGGATGA
- the LOC126625271 gene encoding phosphoribulokinase, chloroplastic-like, protein MAICAVHTSGQLNPTCSFSSSLGLSGQKQQQVAVFYKQRSSSSRRSVGVSVIRCEQETIVIGLAADSGCGKSTFMRRLTSVFGGGAEPPKGGNPDSNTLISDTTTVICLDDYHSLDRTGRKEKGVTALDPRANDFDLMYEQVKAIKEGKAVQKPIYNHVSGLLDPPELIKPPKILVIEGLHPMYDQRVRDLLDFSIYLDISNEVKFAWKIQRDMAERGHSLESIKASIEARKPDFDAYIDPQKQYADAVIEVLPTQLIPGDNEGKVLRVRLIMKEGVKYFNPVYLFDEGSTISWIPCGRKLTCSYPGIKFNYGPDTYFGNEVSLLEMDGQFDRLDELIYVESHLSNISTKFYGEVTQQMLKHSDFPGSNNGTGLFQTIVGLKIRDLYEQLIAARAKTPVEATKA, encoded by the exons ATGGCGATTTGTGCGGTGCACACAAGTGGCCAGCTGAACCCGACGTGTTCGTTTTCCTCCTCGTTGGGATTGAGCGGCCAAAAGCAGCAGCAGGTGGCGGTGTTCTACAAGCAGAGAAGCAGCAGCAGCCGGAGATCAGTTGGAGTGAGTGTGATAAGATGCGAGCAAGAGACGATTGTTATCGGTTTAGCAGCGGACTCAGGGTGTGGGAAAAGCACATTCATGAGGAGGCTGACTAGCGTGTTTGGAGGAGGAGCGGAGCCACCTAAAGGAGGAAACCCTGACTCCAACACGCTCATCAGCGACACCACGACGGTGATATGCTTGGATGATTACCATTCCCTGGACAGGACAGGGAGGAAGGAGAAAGGAGTGACCGCGCTCGACCCAAGAGCTAACGACTTCGATCTTATGTATGAGCAGGTGAAGGCCATCAAGGAAGGAAAGGCTGTTCAGAAGCCTATTTACAACCATGTTTCTGGTCTCTTGGATCCTCCCGAGCTCATCAAGCCCCCCAAGATTCTTGTCATTGAAGGTTTACATCCAAT GTATGATCAGCGAGTTAGGGATCTGTTGGACTTCAGCATCTACTTGGACATCAGCAATGAGGTTAAGTTTGCATGGAAAATTCAG AGGGACATGGCGGAGCGTGGACACAGTCTCGAGAGCATCAAAGCCAGTATTGAAGCCCGAAAGCCTGATTTCGATGCTTATATTG ATCCACAAAAGCAGTACGCAGATGCAGTGATAGAAGTGTTGCCAACCCAATTGATTCCAGGTGACAATGAGGGGAAGGTGTTGAGAGTGAGGTTGATTATGAAGGAAGGTGTGAAATATTTCAACCCAGTCTACTTGTTTGATGAGGGTTCCACCATCTCATGGATTCCCTGTGGAAGGAAGCTCACCTGCTCTTACCCTGGAATCAAATTCAACTATGGCCCTGACACTTATTTCGGCAACGAG GTGTCATTGTTGGAGATGGATGGGCAATTTGACAGATTAGATGAGCTGATCTATGTAGAGAGTCATCTAAGCAACATCTCCACCAAGTTCTATGGAGAAGTCACCCAACAAATGTTGAAGCACTCTGATTTCCCCGGCAGCAACAACGGAACCGGCCTCTTCCAAACCATCGTCGGATTGAAGATCCGGGACCTCTACGAGCAGCTCATTGCAGCCAGGGCCAAAACTCCGGTAGAAGCAACCAAAGCTTAG
- the LOC126626798 gene encoding putative B3 domain-containing protein At1g78640: protein MTNNNKNTATKEEQMKWKKRDELVIANLNFKDSWGIKKKLTARDLIHFYMPASLMNKYILPHVNDEFTKALENRQGAQITFHDGDTHTTHHRYIFKQSNNSYVLVWHPAFVKRRQLKEGDEIGLHWFKTNSKLVLLFSLLERGNQTAPCTSCNP from the coding sequence ATGACGAACAATAATAAAAATACTGCAACAAAGGAGGAGCAGATGAAGTGGAAGAAAAGAGATGAACTTGTTATTGCCAATCTAAATTTTAAGGATTCTTGGGGAATCAAGAAGAAACTGACGGCTAGAGATCTCATACACTTCTACATGCCAGCAAGCTTGATGAACAAATATATCCTCCCTCACGTGAACGACGAGTTTACCAAAGCCCTTGAGAACAGACAGGGAGCACAAATTACGTTTCATGACGGCGATACGCACACAACCCATCATCGGTACATTTTCAAGCAGAGCAACAACAGTTACGTTTTGGTTTGGCACCCTGCATTCGTCAAGAGGAGACAGTTGAAAGAGGGTGATGAAATAGGACTTCACTGGTTCAAAACAAACTCCAAACTCGTCTTGTTGTTTTCTCTACTTGAACGGGGCAACCAAACAGCACCCTGCACCTCTTGCAACCCTTGA
- the LOC126625277 gene encoding uncharacterized protein LOC126625277: protein MAMQRLFSKLRSFSVHSAQTLPSSLSSPSLLRSCPPLLHQPLPFASIDNRWIVRSLFSAHSPTQPSLAVTALRSSPFPFSMVQVRHVSSRERKKRRKPMTPVTSKLKKTKLKSYSSYKSRFRTMNDGTIRRWRAGKRHNAHSKSKISKRRLRVPALVHPAYATVMKKLNFCG, encoded by the exons ATGGCGATGCAGAGATTATTCTCCAAGCTTCGTTCTTTCTCTGTGCACTCAGCCCAAACTCTCCcatcatctctctcttctccttcatTGCTTCGGTCTTGCCCTCCGCTGCTTCACCAGCCTCTCCCTTTCGCATCAATTGATAACAGATGGATCGTCAGGTCCCTTTTCAGTGCCCATTCACCGACCCAACCTTCACTGGCTGTCACTGCTCTTCGCTCCTCGCCATTCCCTTTCTCG ATGGTTCAAGTGCGGCACGTTTCGTCAAGGGAGCGTAAGAAGCGGAGAAAGCCGATGACTCCCGTCACATCCAAGTTaaagaaaaccaaattgaaGTCTTACTC GTCTTACAAGTCCAGGTTTAGGACAATGAATGATGGGACTATTCGGCGGTGGAGGGCGGGCAAGCGGCACAATGCCCATTCGAAG TCGAAGATATCTAAGCGTAGACTAAGAGTACCTGCCCTTGTCCATCCTGCTTATGCTACAGTGATGAAGAAGCTTAATTTTTGCGGTTAA
- the LOC126625267 gene encoding CSC1-like protein At1g32090 yields MATLGDIGVSAFINILSAFAFLLAFALLRIQPVNDRVYFPKWYISGGRSSPRRSANFVGKFVNLNVKTYLTFLNWMPQAMRMSESEIISHAGLDSAVFLRIYILGLKIFVPMAVLALLILIPVNVSSGTLYFLRKELVLSDIDKLSISNVRPKSIRFFVHIGLEYLFTFWTCYMLYKEYDYVASMRLQFLTSQHRRAEQFTVVVRNIPHVLGRSISDSVDHFFKTNHPDHYLCHQAVYNANKFAKLVRKRDRLQNWLDYNLLKFERHPDKKPTMKNGFLGLWGTKVDSIEYYKKQIQEFEKSMTLERQKILKDTKSILPVAFVSFDSRWGAAVCAQTQQSRNPTLWLTNWAPEPRDVYWRNLAIPFISLSIRKLVISLSVFALVFFYMIPIAFVQSLANLEGLERVAPFLRPVVELKFIKSFLQGFLPGLALKIFLYILPAVLMIMSKIEGHIALSTLERKTSAKYYYFMLVNVFLGSIVTGTAFQQLHSFLHQSPTEIPRTIGVSIPTKATFFITYIMVDGWAGIAGEILRLKRLVIFHLKNMFLVKTERDRIKATDPGSVDFPETLPSLQLYFLLGIVYAVITPILLPFILVFFAFAYLVYRHQIINVYNQRYESAAAFWPQVHSRIVASLLISQLLLMGLLSTKKAANSTPLLVVLPILTLSFHKFCKYRFEPAFRKYPLEEAMAKDTMERTAEPDLNMKSYLADAYLHPIFRSFEEEPPFEEEQELVEVRVDKQQTRIATPITSELSSHSPPHYVHHTESSPQYSYYQSTESSPQYSYYQSSPPQYVYNSNSPPRYVHHSTSPPHYAYHNEDH; encoded by the exons ATGGCGACTCTGGGTGACATTGGGGTGTCAGCTTTCATCAACATACTGAGTGCCTTTGCTTTCCTTCTGGCCTTTGCCCTCCTCAGAATCCAACCGGTGAACGACCGGGTATATTTTCCGAAATGGTACATAAGTGGCGGCAGGAGCAGCCCCCGGCGCTCCGCCAACTTCGTCGGCAAGTTCGTCAATCTCAACGTCAAGACTTACCTCACTTTCCTCAATTGGATGCCTCAGGCCATGAGAATGTCCGAGTCTGAGATTATCAGCCATGCTGGCCTCGACTCCGCTGTTTTCCTCAGAATTTATATTCTTGG CTTGAAGATTTTTGTTCCAATGGCTGTCCTAGCACTTCTTATTCTCATTCCAGTTAATGTGTCAAGTGGAACATTATATTTCCTAAGGAAAGAATTGGTTTTGAGTGACATTGATAAGCTCTCTATATCGAATGTGAGACCAAAATCCATAAG GTTTTTTGTCCACATAGGATTGGAATATTTGTTCACATTCTGGACATGTTACATGTTGTACAAGGAGTATGACTATGTAGCATCAATGAGGTTACAATTCTTAACTTCCCAGCATAGGCGTGCAGAACAGTTCACG GTAGTGGTCAGGAATATACCACATGTCTTGGGTCGCTCAATATCGGATAGTGTGGATCACTTCTTCAAAACAAACCACCCGGATCATTATCTTTGCCACCAG GCAGTGTACAATGCAAACAAATTTGCCAAACTTGTGAGAAAGCGAGATCGGCTCCAAAATTGGCTAGACTATAACCTGCTTAAGTTTGAAAGGCACCCGGACAAAAAACCAACAATGAAG aatggATTTTTGGGGCTTTGGGGTACAAAAGTTGATTCCATTGAGTACTACAAAAAACAGATACAGGAGTTTGAGAAAAGT ATGACGCTGGAACGACAGAAGATTCTCAAAGACACTAAGTCTATTTTGCCAGTTGCTTTTGTATCATTTGATTCGCGTTGGGGTGCGGCTGTTTGTGCACAGACACAACAGAGCAGGAATCCCACACTATGGTTGACAAATTGGGCCCCAGAACCCCGGGATGTCTATTGGCGTAACCTGGCTATACCATTTATTTCTTTAAGCATCCGAAAACTTGTAATCTCGCTTTCGGTGTTTGCTTTGGTGTTCTTCTACATGATACCCATAGCCTTTGTGCAATCACTTGCAAATTTAGAGGGTCTGGAAAGAGTTGCTCCTTTTCTCAGGCCAGTTGTAGAATT GAAATTCATCAAGTCATTTCTACAGGGTTTTCTTCCTGGACTGGCCCTCAAGATATTTTTGTACATTCTCCCAGCTGTGTTGATGATCATGTCAAAAATTGAGGGGCATATAGCATTATCAACGCTAGAACGGAAGACCTCAGCAAAATACTATTACTTTATGTTAGTCAATGTATTTTTGGGAAGCATAGTGACTGGAACGGCGTTTCAGCAACTGCATTCTTTCCTTCACCAATCACCTACAGA GATTCCAAGAACCATTGGAGTGTCTATACCAACGAAGGCTACTTTCTTTATTACATATATAATGGTTGATGGGTGGGCTGGAATTGCTGGCGAAATCCTCCGTTTGAAACGACTGGTTATATTTCATCTCAAGAACATGTTTTTGGTAAAAACCGAGAGAGACAGAATAAAGGCAACGGACCCTGGGAGTGTGGATTTTCCAGAAACCCTCCCAAGTCTTCAACTTTACTTCCTTCTTGGTATCGTGTATGCTGTGATCACCCCGATCCTGCTGCCTTTCATACTAGTTTTCTTTGCCTTTGCATACTTAGTCTACCGTCATCAG ATAATCAACGTGTACAATCAACGATATGAAAGTGCTGCCGCATTTTGGCCGCAAGTTCATAGCCGCATAGTAGCAAGCTTACTGATATCTCAACTACTTCTGATGGGTTTGCTAAGCACAAAAAAGGCTGCTAATTCTACTCCATTACTTGTTGTTCTGCCAATATTAACATTATCATTCCACAAGTTCTGCAAGTATCGTTTTGAACCTGCATTTAGAAAGTACCCGCTTGAG GAAGCAATGGCTAAAGACACAATGGAACGGACTGCAGAACCTGACCTAAATATGAAATCATACTTGGCTGATGCGTACTTGCACCCTATTTTCCGATCATTTGAGGAGGAGCCACCATTTGAGGAGGAGCAGGAGTTGGTTGAAGTTAGAGTAGACAAACAGCAAACTCGAATTGCCACACCCATAACAAGCGAACTCAGTTCCCACTCTCCACCCCATTATGTCCATCATACCGAATCCTCTCCCCAGTATTCCTATTATCAGTCAACCGAATCCTCTCCCCAGTATTCCTATTATCAGTCATCTCCACCTCAATACGTCTACAATTCAAACTCCCCACCCAGATATGTGCACCATTCAACCTCCCCGCCACACTATGCCTACCACAACGAAGATCATTGA